Within Fusobacterium periodonticum ATCC 33693, the genomic segment CTAGTATTACTCCTAACACTAGAGTTGGATATCCAATACACTATATTCCTAATGCTGAATTAGAAGGTGTAGGTGGAATACCAAAAGTTGTTATTTTCTTAACAGCTGATTCTTTTGGAGTTTTACCTCCAATCTCAAGATTGAGTCAAGAAGCAGCAATGTACCACTTTGTAACTGGGTTCACTGCTAAACTTGCTGGAACTGAATTAGGAGTTAAAGAGCCTGTACCAACATTCTCAACATGTTTTGGTGAACCTTTTATGCCTATGGATCCAAGTGTATATGCTAAAATGCTTGGTGAAAGATTAGAAAAACATAATACAAAAGTTTACTTAATAAACACTGGTTGGTCTGGTGGAGCTTATGGAACAGGAAAAAGAATAAATCTAAAGTATACTCGTGCTATGGTTACAGCGGTATTGAGTGGATATTTTGATAATGCTGAATACAAACATGATGAAATATTTAATCTTGATATTCCTCAATCTTGTCCTAATGTTCCTGATGAAATTATGAATCCTATAGATACTTGGGAAGATAAAGAGCAATATGTCATAGCTGCTAAAAAGTTGGCTAACTTATTCTATAAGAACTTTAAAGAAAAATATCCAAATATGCCAGAAAATATTACAAATGCTGGTCCTAGATATAACGATTAATGAAATAATGATTAATGATAAATATCCTCTTTTTATGGATTAAGGGAACTGTTTCAACAGTTCTCTTTTTCTTTAGATAGAAAAAAGCTATTGCAAATTTAATACGCAATAGCTCTGTAATTTTATTGATTATAATATAAATTTTCAGTTGGAAAAACTTGATCTGATGTCACATCTATTCCAAGTTTTCTTAAAGATTGTTCGTCATTTCTACCTAAGATATGAGTAGAATGAGCTTGAACTCCTGTTAATTGAGAAAGCTTTGATAAAGCTAATTCAGCCATAGGATTTGTTGCTGCTGTGATACTTAGAGCAATTAATATCTCTTCACAATCTAGTGGTATATGTTTATTTTTTAAAGTCTTTTCTTTTAACTGAATAATAGGTTCTAAAATTGTTGGTGAAATTAATAATAACTCATCATCAAAATTTGAAAGATACTTTAATGAATTAAGTATGGCTGCTGAAGGTGCATCCATTAAAGAAGATTTTTTTCCTGTTATTATTTGTCCATCAGGCATTTCAAAAGCAATAGCGGAAAGTGTTTTTTGCTTATCAGATTTTTCTTCATTATTTAGAAGTTCTAATTTCTTTCTTGCAAAACTAACAACTTTTCTATCTTCTTCTTTTAAGCCCAAACTGTGCATTATAAATTCAGCTCTTTTAAATGTTTCTAAATCAGTATTTCCTTTTTTATAATCACAACCTGTTTTAAAATATCTTCTTATTATTTCTTGTTGAGAAGCTTCTCTAACAACTTCATCATCAGTAATACCAAAACCTACTCTATTAACACCCATATCTGTAGGTGATTGATAAATTGATTTTTTTCCAGTTATTTTTTCTATTATTCTTTTTAATAAAGGAAAAGCCTCAATATCTCTATTGTAGTTTACTGCTATTTCACCATACTCTTCTAAATGAAATGGATCTATCATATTAACATCATTTAAATCTACTGTTGCGGCTTCATAAGCTATATTTAATGGATGTTTTAAAGGTACATTCCAAACTGGAAAAGTTTCAAATTTAGAATATCCTACATTTCTACCTCTTTTATATTCATGGTAAAGTTGACTTAAACAAGTTGCAAGTTTTCCACTTCCAGGTCCTGGAGCAGTTACCACAACTATTGGCTTTGTTGTTTCTATATAGGCATTTTTTCCATAACCTTCATCACTAACTATTGTATCAACATCACTAGGATAACCTTTTGTTGCATAGTGTCTATATACTTTTATTCCTCTTCTTTCAAGTCTAGTGATAAAAAGATCTGTAGAAGGTCTGTCTTCATATCTTGTAATAACAACACTATTGACTTTTAGCTCATTTTCTCTTAAATCATCTATCAGTCTAAAGACGTCCATATCATAGGTAATTCCAAAGTCACCTCTTATTTTATTTCTTTCAATGTCTCCAGCATATACACAAATTATAACTTCTATTTGATCTTTAAGTTTATTTAAAACTTTTATCTTAGCATTTTCATCAAAACCAGGTAAAACTCTTTTTGCATGAAGATCTCCTAAAAGCTTTCCACCAAACTCAATGTATAATTTGTCATGCTTATTCACTCTTTCAAGTATATATTTGGATTGTTCTTCCAGATATTTAGCATGGTCAAAACCTATTTTCATTACAACATCACTACTCCCAAATTTTAAAAATAAGTATAAAAAACTATTTTTATTTTATCACAGATAAACTATTTTGTGAATAACTTTAAATTTCTATTTTATTAATTTTTTTTCTATAGCCTTATATGATTTATCTACAATTTCATCATAACTTAAGTTTTCAACTTTAATTTTATCTAAGAACTCCACAGATATTTTTCCTGGTTTAGGAAATTTCTTTCCTGTGGGGAATAATTCATAAGCACCACTTATAACATAAGGTTGTATATCTACATTTAATTCCTTAGCTAATATTGCGAAAGCTTTTTTAAATTTATTCATTTTTCCATCTCTAGTTCTTAAACCTTCAGGATAGATAGCTACATTTTTATTTTCTTTTAAAACTTTTGCAAGTATTTGCATAACCTCAGCAATATCTTTGTTAATATCAACTAAAACGACATTAGATGAATTTGCAAAAGATTTCATTATAGGACTTTTAAAATGTGCTACTGTTGCAAGAAAATATGTTTTCTTCACAAGTTTTGAAGGAACAGCATAATTGAATAAGAAACCATCTAAGAAACTTTGGTGATTTGCAACATAAATAGTTGGCTTATCCATTTCAATTTTTTCTTTTCCTTTTACTTTGACTCTAAAGAAAGTATTAAAAAGAATAGATGATATGAATTTTAAGATTACAGCTAAAAAGCTAGAACTTGGTAATTTAGCATCAGTATCTTTATTAATTATTTCTTTCCAGTTTAAATTTCCAATTTTTTCTTGATTTCTATTTTCTTTTATATAATTAGCAAGTTCTAATAATGATGGGTGCTTGGAAATTAAGTTTTCTTCTTTTACTCCAAAGTTTAAGTCTAAGAAATGTTGGAATTCAACCATATCTAGAGAATCCATACCTAAATCTATTTCAATATGAGAATCAAAGAATACTTCTTTTTCCTTGGTAGAAACTAAATATTTTTTTATTTTATTATACTCTTCAAAATCAGGTTCAGGTTTTCTTTCTTTCTTTTCAATTTTTCCTTCTAACATATCAGCTATCATAAATCTTTTTATTTTTCCAATCTTTGTTTTTGGAAAATCTTCATTTACAATTTTTACATCTAATATTTTTTTATAGTCAGGAGTTTTTTGGTTGTACTTATCAACAACTGCCCATTTTAATACTTCATAAATATTATCAACTTTTTCTTCCTTAACTTTATTAAAATCAGGATGGATAACTGCTGTTAAAATTGAATTGTATTCAGTTACAACAATTTCTGCAATAAGGTTAGTCATAGACATTAATTTTGTTTCTATATCAATAGGGTTTATATTTTTACCATTTGATAAAACTATCATTTCTTTTTTTCTACCTGTTACATATAGATAGCCATCTTTTAAAGTTCCTAGATCTCCAGTATGTAGCCAACCATCCTTATCTATTATTTCAGCTGTTGCTTCAGGATTTTTATAATATCCCTTCATTACATTTCTACCCTTAACAAGAATTTCATTATCCTCAGCTATTTTAACTTCTACATCCTTTATAACTCTTCCAGCTGAGTTTGGCATTATATCATCTTTGGGAGTATAAGCTATTATTGGAGATGTTTCTGTCATTCCATAACCTTCACAAATTTTTATTCCAAGAGTAAGAAAGTCTTCTGTTATCTGTGGATTTAATTTAGACCCTCCTGAAACGAAGAATTTAATATGTCCTCCAAAACCTTCACTTACTTTTTTAAATATCATCTTACTAAAATTTAAAGAATTTATTTTTTTAGTAAGTTTAAAAATAAATCTTGTTATTCCTTTTGAGTTTATAGTATCCATAATCTTTTTATGCATTACTTCCCAAAGTTTAGGGACTCCTATTAACATAGTTACCTTATACTTTTTCATTGCATCTATCAAAGCAACAGAAGACATATCATCAAGGAATACTATAGTAGCTGAATATAGAAGTGGCATAACTCCTGTTCCTAAAAGTGGTAAGATATGATGTAAAGGTAATAGTGCAATAGTTACATCTGTTTCTTCATACATCTTATACACATCAAGTGAATCTACATTTGCTAGAATATTATCAAATGTTAGCATAACCCCTTTAGGTTTTCCTGTTGTTCCTGATGTATATAAAATTAATGCTGTGTCTTCTTTTTCAGGTGAATTAATAACTAAGTTAGCTTCTATATTCTCATCAACTTGAATCTTATCAAATTCAACATCATCTACAATGATAAGCTCCACTTTTTTATTTAAGCTATTTAAAGCTTCCTCTACTTTTTCAAGTTGTCCTTTTGAAGTAAATATTTTTTCAACTTCTGAATTATCTATATAATATGCCAATTCCTCAGCTGTACTTGAGGCATCTATACAGACACAAGTTGCCCTATTATCCCATACAGAAAAGAAGCTATATAATAGTTCTGGTCTGTTTTCCATATAAATCATATTATTTGTAAATTCTTTTATGTTTGCATATTGTTTTATTTTTTTTGTATTTAAAATAAATTCTTTATAGCTAACAGCATTATCTTTAAAATAAAGTGCTACTTTATTTTTGTCAGTTACAATTTGCATTTATTAAAAACCCCCTTCATTTTTATAAAATAAAACTTAGTTTATTATAACAGATGTTTTTTTTATTGTATACCAAAAAAGTTAAAATTTAATTAAAAAATACTTTATAGGAAGATTTTTCTTTTTATGTTAAAATATTTACAAAATAATTGGAGGAACTAATATGGGTAAAAAAGAAGTTAAGACTGATCTTTGGGTATATGATTTACTAAAAGAAGCAAAAATATCTGATAAACTTTCAGCTCAAGGGAGTGATATAAAAGAAATAAATGAAGCTTTACAAACTGCATCTAAAAGAGGAACAGGAAATGTAGGTTTTCCTGAATATGTTGGTGTAGTAAAAGATTTTTTAATAGTAATTGAAGATAAAGCTGACACATTAAATCATTTAAAATTAAATGAAAGTGGAATAATAGCTGATGATATAACAAGTATTTGTGATTATGCAGTAAATGGAGCTTTATTCTATGGAAAACATTTGAGTAAAAATACAAACTATAAAAAAATAATTGCATTAGGAATTAGTGGAAATGAAAAAATTCATAAAATAACTCCTATATATATTAATGATAGAGGCGATTATAACATTCTTGAAGATATAGAAACTTTAATATCATTTAATGAAGATAATATTGATGAATATTATGTAAAAAAAATATTAAATGAAAATACAGATATTGAGAAAGAAACTGATGAAATATTAAAAGAAGCAAGTCAATTACATGAAGATTTAAGAAATTATGGAAATTTAGAAGAAAAAAATAAACCATTAATTGTTTCAGGGATACTTTTAGCATTAAGAGAAATTGACTCTAAAAATTTTAGTATTGATACTTTAGTTGGTGATAAAACAAAAACTGATGGACAAAAAATATATGATGCAATAAAATCAAATTTAGATAGAGCAAATGTTTCGCCTCAAGTGAAAAAAGATAAATTATTAAATCAATTTTCTATAATAAAAGATGATGTAAAAAGGTTGTTTGTCAAATAGTGTTGATAAAAAAGTTTAGACTATGACCTGACAGAATTAAGAGAATTTTTAAGTATTAAAAACTTAAGAATTCTCTTTTTTTATTAAAACTAAATCACATTATTGTATTAATTACATTAAAAAATTAAGCACTAATTGAAATAATACCTGCTTGAATTAATACGCGCTTTTTAAAATTACTGAAATTTGAATATCCAAATGCTGTNNNNNNNNNNNNNNNNNNNNNNNNNNNNNNNNNNNNNNNNNNNNNNNNNNNNNNNNNNNNNNNNNNNNNNNNNNNNNNNNNNNNNNNNNNNNNNNNNNNNNNNNNNNNNNNNNNNNNNNNNNNNNNNNNNNNNNNNNNNNNNNNNNNNNNNNNNNNNNNNNNNNNNNNNNNNNNNNNNNNNNNNNNNNNNNNNNNNNNNNNNNNNNNNNNNNNNNNNNNNNNNNNNNNNNNNNNNNNNNNNNNNNNNNNNNNNNNNNNNNNNNNNNNNNNNNNNNNNNNNNNNNNNNNNNNNNNNNNNNNNNNNNNNNNNNNNNNNNNNNNNNNNNNNNNNNNNNNNNNNNNNNNNNNNNNNNNNNNNNNNNNNNNNNNNNNNNNNNNNNNNNNNNNNNNNNNNNNNNNNNNNNNNNNNNNNNNNNNNNNNNNNNNNNNNNNNNNNNNNNNNNNNNNNNNNNNNNNNNNNNNNNNNNNNNNNNNNNNNNNNNNNNNNNNNNNNNNNNNNNNNNNNNNNNNNNNNNNNNNNNNNNNNNNNNNNNNNNNNNNNNNNNNNNNNNNNNNNNNNNNNNNNNNNNNNNNNNNNNNNNNNNNNNNNNNNNNNNNNNNNNNNNNNNNNNNNNNNNNNNNNNNNNNNNNNNNNNNNNNNNNNNNNNNNNNNNNNNNNNNNNNNNNNNNNNNNNNNNNNNNNNNNNNNNNNNNNNNNNNNNNNNNNNNNNNNNNNNNNNNNNNNNNNNNNNNNNNNNNNNNNNNNNNNNNNNNNNNNNNNNNNNAATCCTTTAAAAACTTTAATTCGATAATCCCCTTTTTGAGTAACTTGATAATATTCTTCTTCTGGAAAAGAAATATTATCATCTTGAATATTTAAGAAATTTTTGATAAGATTAGATAGAGACAATGAAATCACTTCCTTTTATGGTTATTTTGAGCGATTTAATTTTAACAGGGAAATTTTATTGTCTCAACTTTTTTTATTAAAAAATGGTATTGATAGAAATTTCTTCTATCAACACCATTTATTATACAACCTGTAAAAATTAATGAAGTTAATTCTTCATTAGGAAAAACTCCATTAAAATATTTTACAGAGTTTTTGTATAAAAGTATTTATCAAAGTATTAGATATAATAATTCAGCTGAAGATTATCTTGGTAGATTTTATGGAGAATTTATGTCTTACACTGGTGGAGACGGACAAAACTTAGGTATTGTACTTACTCCAAAACATATTACAGAACTTTTTTGTGATTTATTAGATTTAAAGACAACTGATAAAATACTAGACCCTTGTTGTGGAACAGCAGGTTTTTTGATAGCTGCCATGCATAACATGATAAAAAAAGCAAATGATGAAACTGAAATAAAAGAAATAAGAAAAAATCAATTATTTGGAATAGAAGAGAAATCATATATGTTTACAATAGCCACAACAAATATGATACTGCGTGGAGATGGCAAAAGTAATCTTGAAAACAAAGATTTTCTCAAGGAAAACCCAGCTCAATTGCAGCTAAAAGCCTGTACTGTTGGTATGATGAACCCTCCTTATTCAATGGGCTCTAAGTCCAATTCTTCTCTTTATGAGATAAATTTTATTAATCATCTATTAAATTCCATAGTAGAAGATGGAAGAGTAGCAGTTATTGTTCCTCAAAGTACATTTACAGGGAAAACTAAAGAGGAACAAAAAATAAAGGAAGAAATTTTAAAAAATCATACTTTAGAAGGTGTTATTACTTTAAATAAAAATACTTTTTATAGAGTTGGAACTAATCCTTGTATAGCAATTTTTAAAGCTCATAACAAACACCCTAAAAATAAAATATGTAAGTTTATCAATTTTGAGAATGATGGTTATAATATAAGTAAACATATAGGACTTATTGATGATGGTTCACATAGAGATAAAAAACAACATCTACTTGATGTTTGGTTTGAAAGAACTGAAGCTATAACAAAGTTTTGTGTAAAAACTACAATAGAAGCCTCAGATGAGTGGCTACATTCTTTTTATTACTTTAATGATGAGATACCAAGTGAAGAAGATTTTAGAAAAACAGTGGCTGATTATTTAACCTTTGAAGTAAATATGATAACTCATGGAAGAGGCTATTTATTTGGAATAGAAGATGATGAATTAAGATTTGATGAAATTGATATTGAAGAAGAAAGACAAGTTGCTGAAAGTGAGGAAGATTATGAGTAAGTTAACTTTAGATAGTGTGGAGTGGAGTGAATTTAAGGTAGGTGAACTATTCACAGATATCCAAAAAGGAAAATGTAAAAATGAAAATTTAGAAACAGAAGTATCTGATAATGGGATATCATATATATCAGCTACAAATAAGAATAATGGAGTGAGTAATTTTGTAAAACCAAATCATTTGATGCAAAAAGGAAATTGTATAATGTTTGTAAATCAAGGAGATGGTGGAGCTGGATACTCTGTTTATAAAAGTGAGAATTTTATTGCTACTTCTTCAACATCTTTTGGATATGCTAAATGGATAAATAAATATACAGGTATTTTTGTATCCACTATCTTAAGTCAATTAAAATCAAAATACTCTTTTGGATATGGAAGAACAGAAAAAAGACTGAAAAATGATAGAATTATGCTTCCAATAGATAAACAAGGAAAACCCAATTGGCAATTTATGGAAGATTATATAAAACAAGAAATAAAAGAACAATCTCAAAAAATAATAAATTACTATGAAAATAAAGTACTTAAATTAGGATTTAAACTATTAGATTTAGATGTTGAATGGAAAGAATTTAAGATAAAAGATATTTTTTCAATAAAATCAGTCAAGGGAAAAACTATAACAAATTATGAAAATGGAAATATACCCTATATAAGTACTTCCACTAATAATAATGGTTTAAATAATTTTATAAATACAAAAGAAAATATAAGCAATAAAAACTGCATTTCTATAGATCCAATAGGAGGAAAAGCATTTTTTCATGAGTATGATTTTGTTGGAAGAGGAGGAGCAGGTTCAGCTATAAATTTACTTTATAATGAACAACTTAATAAATATTCTGCTTTATTTGTGTGTAAAATAATAGAAAATAATGCTATTGATAAAGCATCTTATGGTATTCAATTAAATGGTAATAGATTAAAAAATTTAAAAATAATTCTACCAATAGATAGAGATGGAAATCCTCATTGGGAATATATGAGTAAATTTATACAAAATTTAGAAGTAAAAAGTATTAAAAATATAGTACAATATATATATATACAAATAAAGGAAAAATTGAAAGAATATAACTTAAAAAATATAAAATGGAAGGAATATTTTATAGAAGAAATTTGTGATATATCCTCAGGAAAGGATATATATGAAAAAGAAAGAATAGAAGGAAAAATACCTTACATAACTTCTACTTCTAATAATAATGGAATAGGATATTTTATATCAAATACTAATGAAACATTAGATGAACATATAATATCAGTTAATAGAAATGGTTCTGTAGGTTATTCTTTTTATCATAACTATAAAGCATTATTTGGTAATGATACAAGAAAATTAAAATTAAAATATCAAAATGAATTTGTTGGTAAATTTATAAGTTTTATGTTACTTCAACAAAGAGAAAAATATGGTTATGGTTATAAAATGGGCACAGCTAGATTGAAACGACAGAAAATCATGTTACCTTCAAATATAAATGGAAATCCAAATTATGATTTTATGAAAAAATATATGATTATTCAAGAAATTAAACAAATTAAAAAAATCTTAGATTACTATAATTTTTAAAAAATAAAATTTAATAGAAAATGCTACTACAAACTTAAAAGATTTTGTAATAGCATTTTTTTATTAATTATTATAAGTAAGCAATTAATAATTTTATAGTCTCAACAATTCCATCATTATGGCATCTTTCATAATGGTGTGTTGCATCTACATTTGGTCCTATGCAAGCATATTTAAAATCAAATCCTTGTAAAATTGCTGTTGTTGCATCTGAACCATATCTATTATAAACTCCTACTGTGTATTGTATTTTATTTTTATCAGCAGCTTCTTGAAGTTTCTTTCTTAAAGTATAGTCATAAGGACTTCTACTATCTTTTGCAATAATATTAGTTTTCTTTTCATCACCATGAGCATCTTCTCCAGCAACAAGTCCAATATCAACTGCTATGAATTCATCTAAATCTTCAGGAAAAACTGAAACTCCATGTCCAATTTCTTCATAATTAGAAAAATAAATATATAAATCAGTTCTTGGTTTTAATTTATTATCTTTTAAATATTTTAAATAAGTTAAAATTTGTGCCACACAAAGCTTATCATCTAAGTATCTTGATTTAATATAGCCATTTTCTAAAATTCTTGTACGTGGATCAAGAGAAACAAAATCTCCTTGTAATATTCCTAGTTTAAAAACATCCTCAGCTGTTTTTACATCTTCATCTATTCTTATTTCCATTGTTTCTTCTGTTCTTGGCATTTCTCTTGCAACATCTCCATAAACATGGACAGAAGCTTTAATTGGAAGTATAGTTCCTGTGTATGTCTTTTCAGAAAGAGTATGTATTGTTACATGTTCTCCTTCAACAGAGCCCCATGCAAAACCTCCAACATTTGTAATTTCAAGTCTACCATTCTTCTTAACTTTTTTTACTACTGCACCTAATGTATCAACATGGGCTGAGATCATTTTTCTATAATTAGAATCTTTTCCTTTAACATAAGCAATCAATGCACCTTTTTTTGTTATATTATATTTCTTTACTCCTAAGCTTTCTAATTCTTTTCTTACCCATTCAATAGCATTATGAGTATATCCCACTGGACTTGGTATTGCTAAAAGTTCTACTGTTTTCTTTAATGTATATTTTAAATCTATATTCATTTTTTAGTTCATCTCCTTATAATAAAATATAGGGAGCCATTGTAAACTTAATTTATTTACAATAGCTCCAATAAAATTTTATTTAATTTCTAAATTTTTAAATTTATGCATAGTAGTTGGATCATATTCAAATCCTTTTACTCTCTTATTTATACCAATATTTTCATTTTTATTGTATAGAACAATAAGAGGAGAATCATTTTGAGAAATTATTTGTGCATTCTTAAAGTGTTCTTTTCTTTCTTCAGGACTTAAAGCTACTCTTGCTGCTTCAACTTGTTTATCAAATTCTGGATTTGAGTAACGAGCTCTGTTTCCAGGGAAACCTATTGATTTACTATCTAATAGAGGATATAGAACTATATCAGCATCTGAAGTTCCAGAAATCCAACCTCCTAAGTATGCTGTAAAATCTCCTTCTCCTGTTTTTTGAAGATATGTTCCCCATTCAAGAGTTTCAATAGTCATTTCAATTCCAACATCTTTTAAGTTGGCTTGAATTATTTGTGCAACTTGTAATCTTACTGGACTATCATTTACATAAAGAGCAAATTTTGTATCTTTTACACCTGATTTTTCAATCAATTCTTTAGCTTTTTCTACATCATAAGGATATTCTTCTAAACCATCATAATAACCAAAAACATTTGGATTTACTATTGATTTTGCAACTTTTCCTCTTCCAGAGAAAATAGAGTCAATTATGCTTTTCTTATCTATAGCATAGTTTAAAGCTACTCTAAAATCTTTATTATCAAATGGAGCCTTTTCTACATTTAAACAAATATATTCTGTTGCTGTAGTTGGTTCAGAAATTAATTCTAATTTATCATTAGCTTCTATAGTTTGAGTTGAAACTGGTGGCATACCAGTAGCTATATCAACTTCTCCTGTTTCTAGTGCAGCTAGCATACTTGTATCTTCTGGAATAGATCTAAAAGTTATCTTTTCAACTTTTGGAGCTCCTTCAAAGTAATCTTTAAAAGCTTCTAATTCAATCTTTTCTCCATCATTATAAGCAACTAACTTAAATGCACCTGTTCCCATTGGAGCAATTGATAAATCATTTCCTGCTTCTACATATTTCTTATTTACTATAGAAGTTATTGGGTGAGCTAAGTTATACAACATAGCTGAAGAAGGACTTTTTAATAAGATTTTTATTTCATAATCATTAATCTTTTCAACCTTATCAATTTCTTCTACCATTATTGATGATCCAGGTTTTTCTTTCATTCTTTCAAAACTAAAAAGAACATCATCTGCTGTTAATTCAGTTCCATCATGAAATTTAACACCCTTTTTTAAAACAACATCTAATTCCTTATCATTTTTATATTCATAACTTTCAGCCAATTCTGGTTTTATACTTCCATCTTTTTCTCTTGAAAATAATGTATTATAGAATTGACGTGAAACTAATAAGTCAGGAATAGAGTTGTACATATGAGGATCAAGTGACTTGGGTTTTGCTCCTTGTCCTATAACAACTGTATTACCATTAGGGCTTTCATTTTTACTTTCTCCACAACCAATTAAAAATAACGAAAACAACATTAAAACATAAATAAACTTCTTCATAATATCATCTCCTTAAAAAAATTGCTTACACTTATTTTGGATATATTAAATTTTCTTCCTTTATATTGTTTAATGTTTCTTCTAAAAATTTTTGTGCTTCATATCTTGCCATTGGTAAGTTTTGATCTAAATAATTTCCACATTCAATTGCAGAAGCTCCTGGAATATCTCCTTCAAATTTACTAATGAATTCAAAAAGTTCTTTTATAAGTTCAACTACTTCTTTTGACTCTAATTTACCCTTTAAAATAAGGTAAAGTCCTGTTCTACATCCCATAGGTCCAAAGTAGATAATATCATTTTTTCTAGTAGGATGATTTCTTAAAAATGTAGCTCCTAAATGTTCTATTGTATGTAACTCTGCTATATTTATTACAGGTTCTCTATTAGGTAACTTCATTCTAATATCAAAAGTTGTCAGATAGTTTCCATTTATTTCATCAAGTCTTGACACATAAATTCCCCTATTAAGTTTTTTA encodes:
- a CDS encoding S-ribosylhomocysteine lyase, which gives rise to MERIASFQVDHKKLNRGIYVSRLDEINGNYLTTFDIRMKLPNREPVINIAELHTIEHLGATFLRNHPTRKNDIIYFGPMGCRTGLYLILKGKLESKEVVELIKELFEFISKFEGDIPGASAIECGNYLDQNLPMARYEAQKFLEETLNNIKEENLIYPK
- a CDS encoding ABC transporter substrate-binding protein, whose protein sequence is MKKFIYVLMLFSLFLIGCGESKNESPNGNTVVIGQGAKPKSLDPHMYNSIPDLLVSRQFYNTLFSREKDGSIKPELAESYEYKNDKELDVVLKKGVKFHDGTELTADDVLFSFERMKEKPGSSIMVEEIDKVEKINDYEIKILLKSPSSAMLYNLAHPITSIVNKKYVEAGNDLSIAPMGTGAFKLVAYNDGEKIELEAFKDYFEGAPKVEKITFRSIPEDTSMLAALETGEVDIATGMPPVSTQTIEANDKLELISEPTTATEYICLNVEKAPFDNKDFRVALNYAIDKKSIIDSIFSGRGKVAKSIVNPNVFGYYDGLEEYPYDVEKAKELIEKSGVKDTKFALYVNDSPVRLQVAQIIQANLKDVGIEMTIETLEWGTYLQKTGEGDFTAYLGGWISGTSDADIVLYPLLDSKSIGFPGNRARYSNPEFDKQVEAARVALSPEERKEHFKNAQIISQNDSPLIVLYNKNENIGINKRVKGFEYDPTTMHKFKNLEIK